A genomic stretch from Sphingomonas faeni includes:
- the uvrC gene encoding excinuclease ABC subunit UvrC, whose protein sequence is MSSPNSPDRFNEDKSTFAVRGGGEAPDLAAGVAAIRNVLETLPIRPGVYRMQDARGDVLYVGKARALRNRVANYVQVERLTKRLQRMVSQTRSMTIVTTNNEAEALLLESQLIKRYRPAYNVLLRDDKSFPFILLRDDHAFPRVQKHRGARRAKGNYYGPFASAGSVNNTLNALQKLFLLRSCTDSFFKTRDRPCLLYQIKRCSAPCVGRIDEAAYKELVEDAKAFLGGKSTGVQAKLGAQMQAAAENMDFELAALLRDRLRALTFIQGTQAINAEGVGDADIFAMACKDGLIGIQAFFIRGGQNWGHRSFFPQHTNDVPEDEVLTSFLGQFYEEVPPPKQILLDRDLPEGALLVEALGERAGYKVALQVPQRGDRRRLMDQAKRNAIEAIERRQAESTTQAKLLREVADLFDLAEPPQRIEIYDNSHIQGTAATGAMVVAGPEGFRKGQYRKFNIKNKDTAPGDDFAMMREVFTRRFSRAQAEDPDRDSGDWPDLVLIDGGKGQLNTVKAALEEIGVEDVCLVGIAKGPEHGRDGREVFHMLDGREFQLPVNAPVLFYLQRLRDEVHRFAIGVHRDKRSKAIGASPLDEVPGIGPARKKALLMHFGTGRAVRNASLQDLQQAPGVSAGVAQQVYDFYHSR, encoded by the coding sequence ATGTCCTCCCCCAATTCCCCCGACCGGTTCAACGAAGACAAATCCACCTTCGCCGTCCGAGGCGGCGGTGAAGCGCCCGATCTCGCGGCCGGCGTGGCGGCGATTCGCAACGTGCTCGAAACTCTGCCGATCCGCCCCGGCGTCTACCGCATGCAGGACGCCCGCGGCGACGTGCTCTACGTCGGCAAGGCGCGCGCGCTCAGGAACCGCGTCGCCAACTACGTCCAGGTAGAGCGCCTCACCAAGCGCCTCCAGCGGATGGTGTCGCAGACCCGGTCGATGACGATCGTCACCACCAACAACGAGGCCGAGGCGCTGCTGCTCGAATCGCAGCTGATCAAGCGGTACCGCCCCGCCTACAACGTGCTGCTGCGCGACGATAAGAGCTTCCCGTTCATCCTCCTGCGCGACGACCACGCCTTCCCGCGCGTCCAGAAGCATCGCGGCGCGCGCCGGGCGAAGGGCAATTACTACGGGCCGTTCGCCAGCGCCGGGTCGGTCAACAACACGCTCAACGCGCTCCAGAAGCTGTTTCTCCTGCGCAGTTGCACCGACAGCTTCTTCAAGACGCGCGACCGGCCGTGCCTGCTCTACCAGATCAAGCGCTGCTCCGCGCCGTGCGTCGGGCGGATCGACGAAGCGGCGTACAAGGAACTGGTCGAGGATGCGAAGGCGTTCCTCGGCGGCAAGTCGACCGGCGTGCAGGCCAAGCTCGGCGCGCAGATGCAGGCCGCCGCGGAGAACATGGACTTCGAACTCGCGGCTTTGCTCCGCGACCGTCTCCGCGCGCTCACCTTCATCCAGGGCACGCAGGCGATCAACGCGGAAGGGGTGGGCGACGCCGACATCTTCGCGATGGCGTGCAAGGACGGCCTGATCGGTATCCAGGCGTTCTTCATCCGCGGCGGTCAGAACTGGGGCCATCGCAGCTTCTTCCCGCAGCACACCAACGACGTCCCCGAGGACGAGGTGCTGACCAGCTTCCTCGGCCAGTTCTACGAGGAGGTCCCGCCGCCCAAGCAGATACTGCTCGACCGCGACCTCCCCGAGGGCGCGCTGCTCGTCGAGGCACTCGGCGAGCGCGCCGGCTACAAGGTCGCGCTGCAGGTGCCACAACGTGGCGACCGCCGCCGCCTGATGGACCAGGCCAAGCGCAACGCGATCGAGGCGATCGAGCGCCGCCAGGCCGAATCGACCACGCAGGCCAAACTCCTGCGCGAGGTCGCCGACCTGTTCGACCTCGCCGAGCCCCCGCAACGCATCGAGATCTACGACAACAGCCACATCCAGGGCACCGCCGCGACCGGCGCGATGGTCGTCGCCGGCCCCGAGGGCTTCCGCAAGGGCCAGTATCGAAAGTTCAACATCAAGAACAAGGATACCGCGCCGGGCGACGATTTCGCGATGATGCGCGAGGTTTTCACGCGGCGGTTCTCGCGCGCGCAGGCCGAAGACCCGGATCGGGATTCGGGCGACTGGCCCGATCTGGTGCTGATCGACGGCGGCAAGGGCCAACTCAACACGGTGAAGGCCGCGCTCGAAGAGATCGGCGTCGAGGACGTGTGCCTCGTCGGGATCGCCAAGGGCCCCGAACATGGCCGTGATGGCCGAGAAGTGTTTCACATGCTCGACGGCCGCGAGTTCCAGCTGCCGGTCAACGCGCCGGTGCTGTTCTACCTCCAGCGCCTCCGCGACGAGGTCCACCGGTTCGCAATCGGCGTCCACCGCGACAAGCGCAGTAAGGCGATCGGCGCCAGCCCGCTCGACGAAGTCCCCGGCATCGGCCCCGCACGCAAGAAGGCGTTGCTGATGCACTTCGGCACCGGCCGCGCGGTCCGCAATGCGAGCCTCCAGGACCTGCAACAGGCGCCCGGGGTATCCGCGGGCGTCGCACAACAAGTCTACGACTTCTACCACTCGCGCTAA